One Ardenticatenales bacterium DNA segment encodes these proteins:
- a CDS encoding LysM peptidoglycan-binding domain-containing protein, producing the protein MSHPFLKKLFALFVILMLVLVACERPLQQPSTPTDVAPTSETTGEQAGEEVAAPAAGEEAAGEVAPAEGEVAPAEGEAAPAEGEAAGESPRPGDEAAPAEGEAAPAEGEAAPAEGEAAPAEGEAAPAEGEAAPAEGEAAPAEGEAAPAEGEAAPAEGEAAPAEGEAAPAEGEAVAAPTARPETHTVAQGESLYQIGLKYGLSWVVLAQYNNLPNANRIEAGQVLRIPPLNEPAAPTLEETTYTVQAGDNLFRIGLAYGISWVQIAEANGIVNPNQIVVGQVLKIPANAPGIAPEFVHKVEPGETLFLISLRYGVVWTTIAEKNNITAPYVIYPGQELVIPGGN; encoded by the coding sequence ATGTCACATCCTTTTTTGAAGAAGCTGTTTGCACTGTTTGTTATCCTCATGTTGGTGCTGGTGGCGTGTGAGCGTCCGTTGCAGCAGCCCAGCACCCCGACGGATGTTGCGCCCACGAGCGAAACGACCGGTGAGCAGGCAGGCGAAGAAGTAGCCGCGCCTGCCGCCGGAGAAGAAGCGGCAGGCGAAGTTGCTCCGGCTGAAGGGGAAGTCGCGCCCGCCGAGGGTGAGGCCGCGCCCGCCGAAGGGGAAGCTGCCGGTGAATCTCCGCGTCCTGGCGACGAAGCCGCGCCCGCCGAAGGCGAAGCCGCGCCCGCCGAGGGTGAAGCCGCGCCCGCCGAGGGCGAAGCCGCGCCCGCCGAGGGCGAAGCCGCGCCCGCCGAAGGCGAAGCCGCGCCCGCCGAGGGTGAAGCCGCGCCCGCCGAGGGTGAAGCCGCGCCCGCCGAAGGCGAAGCCGCGCCCGCCGAGGGTGAAGCCGCGCCCGCCGAGGGTGAAGCCGCGCCCGCCGAGGGTGAAGCCGTTGCCGCTCCAACTGCCCGCCCCGAGACGCATACCGTGGCTCAGGGTGAGAGTCTTTACCAGATCGGGCTGAAATATGGATTGTCCTGGGTGGTTTTGGCGCAGTACAACAACTTGCCTAATGCCAATCGTATTGAAGCGGGTCAGGTGCTGCGCATCCCGCCGCTTAATGAGCCGGCCGCGCCGACTCTGGAAGAGACCACGTACACGGTTCAGGCGGGTGACAACCTTTTCCGCATAGGGCTGGCATACGGCATTAGCTGGGTGCAGATTGCCGAAGCCAACGGAATTGTGAATCCGAACCAGATCGTGGTGGGGCAGGTTCTGAAAATCCCCGCCAACGCTCCCGGCATTGCCCCTGAGTTTGTGCACAAAGTGGAGCCGGGCGAAACGCTGTTTTTGATCTCACTGCGTTATGGCGTCGTGTGGACGACGATTGCGGAGAAGAACAACATTACGGCTCCTTACGTGATTTATCCAGGGCAGGAACTGGTGATTCCAGGTGGGAACTAA
- a CDS encoding threonine synthase, translating to MVWQGVLEAYRPLLPFADDVRIVTLHEGNTPLIEARNLARTLAPGAGMRLFLKYEGVNPTGSFKDRGMTAAITQAVHEGARAVICASTGNTAASAAAYAARAGLRCVVLVPEGKIALGKLAACLAYGAEVVSIAGSFDDGLTMVREIAERQPIALVNSINPWRLEGQKTGAFEICDQLGGRAPDWHCLPVGNAGNISAYWMGYKQYDRGWPRLLGGQAEGAAPIVRGHVVANPETIATAIRIGNPARWQQALAALDESDGQITAVSDADILESWRLLARLEGVFVEPASATGVAALKQQIARGEIDPTGKTAVCVLTGHGLKDPDTALAQASLPRAMPANTDALEAYLMEK from the coding sequence ATGGTCTGGCAAGGTGTATTAGAAGCGTACCGACCATTGCTGCCGTTTGCCGACGATGTGCGTATCGTGACGCTGCATGAGGGGAACACGCCACTTATTGAGGCGCGGAACCTGGCGCGGACGCTGGCTCCAGGGGCGGGGATGCGGCTGTTTTTGAAGTATGAGGGGGTCAATCCTACGGGATCCTTCAAGGATCGAGGGATGACGGCGGCGATTACGCAGGCTGTGCATGAGGGCGCGCGGGCGGTTATTTGCGCCAGCACGGGGAACACGGCGGCCAGCGCCGCGGCGTATGCGGCGCGTGCCGGTTTGCGCTGTGTGGTGTTGGTTCCTGAGGGGAAGATTGCCCTGGGGAAGCTGGCGGCGTGTCTGGCTTATGGGGCGGAGGTAGTCAGCATCGCCGGGTCTTTTGATGATGGCTTGACGATGGTGCGGGAGATTGCGGAGCGGCAGCCGATTGCGTTGGTGAATTCCATCAATCCGTGGCGGTTGGAGGGGCAGAAGACGGGCGCGTTTGAGATTTGCGATCAGTTGGGGGGGCGGGCGCCGGATTGGCACTGTTTGCCGGTGGGGAATGCCGGCAACATCTCCGCCTACTGGATGGGTTACAAACAGTATGACCGGGGCTGGCCACGCCTTCTGGGGGGACAGGCAGAAGGGGCTGCGCCCATTGTGCGCGGGCACGTCGTCGCTAATCCGGAGACGATTGCGACGGCCATTCGCATTGGCAATCCCGCACGCTGGCAGCAGGCATTGGCGGCGCTGGACGAATCCGATGGTCAGATCACGGCTGTCAGCGACGCGGACATACTGGAAAGCTGGCGGTTGTTGGCGCGTCTGGAAGGGGTGTTCGTGGAGCCTGCTTCGGCCACGGGGGTGGCGGCATTGAAGCAGCAAATTGCCAGGGGAGAGATTGATCCGACGGGCAAGACGGCGGTGTGCGTGCTCACGGGGCATGGGTTGAAGGACCCGGACACGGCGTTGGCTCAAGCTTCGTTACCGCGGGCGATGCCGGCAAATACCGATGCCCTCGAAGCCTACCTCATGGAAAAATAG